One stretch of Prunus persica cultivar Lovell chromosome G1, Prunus_persica_NCBIv2, whole genome shotgun sequence DNA includes these proteins:
- the LOC109946836 gene encoding zinc finger BED domain-containing protein RICESLEEPER 2-like yields the protein MALTAHFVDKNWVLRKKIINFRVLPHPHKGEVIAKAIENCLLEWGIEKVMTITLDNAKNNDTCVMDLKKRLNKRNMMLLGGQFFHVRCFAHVINLVVRDGIEEVKTTIKRLRRSVKYVRSSSSRLQMFKKCALEESVTCKKVVCLDVKTRWNSTYLMINAAMEFEKVFDRLLEHDPFYRSECELKKNKEDGSELGLNKKKGGSGCHEGGPINEDDWRKLRSLHTFLEDFYLLTKRISSSHYITSNTYFDEVTQTKDMLLQQMGSNDVFLSSMAKKMNEKFEKYCNIDALNPILIASIVLDPRYKLDYVTFWYRSYLDSDILLSEDEKDKKV from the coding sequence ATGGCCTTGACAGCTCACTTTGTGGACAAAAATTGGGTCCttagaaagaaaatcataaattttcGAGTTCTTCCACATCCACACAAAGGAGAGGTTATTGCAAAGGCTATAGAAAATTGTCTCTTAGAGTGGGGAATAGAAAAGGTTATGACAATCACCCTTGATAATGCGAAGAATAATGATACATGTGTGATGGATTTAAAGAAAAGATTAAACAAGAGAAATATGATGTTATTAGGTGGACAGTTCTTTCATGTAAGGTGTTTTGCACATGTCATCAATTTGGTTGTGAGGGATGGAATTGAAGAGGTGAAGACAACCATCAAGCGTCTTCGTCGAAGTGTTAAGTATGTGAGGAGTAGTTCATCACGTTTGCAAATGTTTAAAAAATGTGCTTTGGAGGAGAGTGTAACTTGTAAGAAGGTTGTGTGTTTAGATGTTAAAACAAGATGGAATTCAACATATTTGATGATAAATGCAGCAATGGAGTTTGAGAAAGTATTTGATAGGCTTTTGGAGCATGATCCATTCTATAGAAGTGAATGtgaactgaaaaaaaataaagaagatggAAGTGAGCTGggtttgaacaaaaaaaaaggtggaaGTGGCTGTCATGAGGGGGGTCCCATAAATGAAGATGATTGGAGAAAATTGCGAAGTTTGCATACGTTTTTGGAAGATTTTTATCTTCTAACAAAGCGTATATCTAGTTCTCATTACATCACCTCTAACACTTACTTTGATGAGGTGACACAAACGAAGGATATGCTCTTGCAACAAATGGGCAGCAATGATGTTTTTCTTAGTTCCATGGctaagaaaatgaatgaaaaatttgaaaaatattgtAACATTGATGCTTTGAATCCAATTTTGATTGCTTCTATTGTGCTAGACCCTAGATATAAATTGGATTATGTGACGTTTTGGTATAGAAGTTACTTGGATAGTGATATTCTTCTAAGTGAGgatgaaaaagataaaaaagttTAG
- the LOC18791042 gene encoding uncharacterized protein LOC18791042, whose protein sequence is MAGAFWGTRVLEIVKKHDSGGLVWKRIKLTTTRKANAKKRLLRVWQNEAVLRACAETPTSQSSGAAASGVSEKDSTNSQ, encoded by the exons atggcggGTGCGTTTTGGGGGACGCGAGTGCTGGAGATAGTGAAGAAGCACGACTCTGGAGGTCTAGTGTGGAAGAGAATAAAGCTGACCACCACCCGTAAAGCCAACGCCAAGAAACGCCTCCTCCGTGTTTGGCAG AATGAGGCTGTTCTGAGGGCATGTGCAGAAACACCTACTTCACAATCATCAGGAGCTGCTGCCAGTGGAGTCTCTGAGAAAGATAGCACAAATAGCCAATAA